From one Molothrus aeneus isolate 106 chromosome 19, BPBGC_Maene_1.0, whole genome shotgun sequence genomic stretch:
- the ODF2 gene encoding outer dense fiber protein 2 isoform X5 translates to MKNRCSSPPLHVHVDENTPVHVHIKKGQKTTAAKCQQKHKQKSKGDGVRAVRVKTKAPWIPPGKTSTRDTILKREQDSGEHLEAPLTTECDRMQSVMRLSDLSTDDDDPTCCKINKYEKKIDSLMNMVGTLKKEVKIQQMEEQEEITKRLLEEQKEELNEMTQELVETENENSRLRRNIERIKEEKDLTVLQKECLQQEKECLMTKLSEAERDGAAAARQIHALRNTIGRLNIEKHMSSTDINALTRQKELLLQKLSTFEETNRTLRELLAEHQSREKDAQKVMDRQAMLLKRLADLDAENMQLQIRLQGKEKEVETLTLQIVAEKEQAKKAFELARSLESVKAHLQAQLRSREAENDRLAAQLQNMEISENHTKGEMDLLLQQLQDLRCKAESDKEALKKAVRAQKERAERSEEYVQKLTAQLAEKESAVAEAQCNLEAWRNRCSKAMKEKDDLELEVVTLNSRVADLTEQLARIQEQTRDENEALVDKLQQLTGENGALKKDNEKLKAALISMEDKLNQAQMELQHLQNSVRSYEGLIETYTAQAQMARKESDELAARLEKCEKENETLREEMNREIEETREKFQSQLAELEKLPEILKYTETQLAECHQQLMCYEKKNTDLCGMIADLRQLVVFPVSGFCSQKDCIDLQGDKIEMTRERYQSAQEEKKQLTLKVEELERKLESTSAQNIEFLQVIAKREESIHQCQLRLEEKSRECSSLARQLEMAIEDAKRQVEQARERAVSRERAAQSKVLDLETQLSRNKTELNQLHRSKDDAERRYQSRLQDLRDRLEQSESTNRSMQNYVQFLKSSYDNVFRECPFLGSSLSPTRSLL, encoded by the exons ATGAAGAACCGTTGCTCATCTCCCCCTTTGCACGTCCATGTGGATGAAAACACCCCTGTCCATGTCCATATTAAAAAGGGGCAGAAAACCACAGCTGCAAAATGCCAG caAAAGCACAAACAGAAATCTAAAGGGGACGGTGTGCGAGCCGTTCGGGTGAAAACTAAGGCCCCTTGGATACCCCCAGGCAAAACAAGCACTCGTGATACCATCTTGAAGCGGGAG CAAGACTCAGGTGAGCATCTAGAAGCTCCACTTACCACTGAGTGTGACAGGATGCAGTCCGTAATGCGCCTTAGTGACCTCTCCACAGACGACGATGATCCCACCTGCTGCAAAATTAACAAATATGAGAAGAAGATAGACAGCCTAATGAATATGGTGGGAACACTGAAGAAAGAG GTCAAGATACAGCAAatggaggaacaggaggaaatCACAAAGCGtctcctggaggagcagaaggaagaaCTGAATGAGATGACACAAGAGCTGGTAGAAACAGAGAATGAGAACTCGCGGCTCCGGCGCAACATTGAGCGTATAAAGGAGGAGAAGGACCTGACTGT GCTGCAGAAGGAGTGcttgcagcaggagaaggaatgTTTGATGACCAAGCTGAGTGAAGCAgaaagggatggagcagcagctgccagacaGATCCATGCCCTGAGAAATACCATTGGGAGACTCAACATT GAGAAGCACATGAGCAGCACAGATATAAATGCTCTAACAAGGCaaaaagagctgctgcttcagaaGTTGAGCACCTTTGAAGAAACCAACCGGACACTCCGAGAACTTCTTGCAGAGCATCAGTCTCGGGAG AAAGATGCCCAGAAGGTTATGGATCGCCAAGCAATGCTGCTGAAAAGGCTGGCTGACTTAGATGCAGAGAACATG caaCTTCAAATCAGgcttcagggaaaagaaaaagaagtggaAACCCTCACACTTCAAATAGTGGCAGAAAag GAACAGGCAAAGAAAGCCTTTGAACTTGCCAGATCCCTGGAGTCTGTGAAAGCTCATTTACAAGcccagctgaggagcagagaagCTGAGAACGACCGTCTGGCCGCACAGCTGCAG AATATGGAGATCAGTGAAAATCACACTAAGGGAGAGATGGATcttcttctgcagcagctgcaagacctGAGGTGCAAAGCAGAGAGTGATAAAGAGGCCCTGAAGAAAGCGGTCCGTGCACAGAAAGAGCGGGCGGAGCGGAGTGAGGAGTATGTGCAGAAACTGACTGCCCAGCTAGCAGAAAAG GAGAGTGCTGTTGCTGAGGCCCAGTGCAATCTCGAGGCCTGGAGGAATCGCTGCAGCAAAGCAATGAAGGAGAAGGATGACCTTGAACTGGAAGTTGTTACACTGAACAG CCGTGTTGCAGACCTGACGGAACAACTGGCAAGGATCCAGGAACAGACACGGGACGAAAACGAAGCTTTGGTGGATAAACTACAGCAATTGACTGGAGAGAACGGTGCTTTGAAGAAAGACAATGAAAAACTAAAG gctgctctgaTTTCAATGGAGGACAAACTGAACCAGGCACAGATGGAATTGCAACATCTCCAGAACTCTGTCAGGAGCTACGAAGGGTTGATTGAAACCTACACAGCACAG GCACAGATGGCCCGAAAGGAGTCAGATGAGCTGGCAGCAAGACTGGAGAAGTGTGAAAAAGAGAACGAGACATTAAGGGAGGAAATGAACAGGGAGATTGAAGAG ACTCGTGAGAAGTTCCAGAGCCAGCTTGCTGAACTGGAAAAGCTGCCTGAGATCCTGAAGTACACTGAGACACAGCTGGCAGAGTGCCATCAACAGCTCATGTGTTACGAGAAGAAGAACACGGACCTGTGTGGCATGATTGCAGATCTCCGTCAGCTG GTTGTTTTCCCAGTTTCTGGTTTTTGTTCCCAGAAAGACTGT ATTGACCTCCAGGGGGACAAAATAGAGATGACAAGAGAGAGATATCAGTCTGCccaagaggagaaaaagcaacTCACCTTGAAGGTGGAGGAGCTAGAAAG AAAACTAGAGTCCACGAGTGCCCAGAACATAGAATTCCTTCAGGTCATAGCAAAACGTGAGGAGTCGATCCACCAGTGTCAGCTGCGGCTGGAGGAGAAGAGCCGTGagtgcagctccctggcacGCCAGCTGGAGATGGCCATTGAGGATGCCAAAAGACAA GTGGAACAAGCTCGAGAACGAGCAGTCTCCAGAGAGAGGGCAGCCCAGTCCAAGGTGTTGGATTTGGAGACCCAGCTGAGCAGGAATAAAACAGAGCTGAACCAGTTGCATCGGAGCAAAGACGAC GCAGAGCGCCGATACCAAAGCCGCCTCCAGGACCTGCGGGATCGGCTGGAGCAGTCGGAGAGCACCAACCGCAGCATGCAGAACTACGTCCAGTTCCTCAAGTCTTCCTACGACAACGTTTTTAGGGAATGTCCTTTTCTGGGCTCCTCCCTTAGCCCCACTCGCTCTCTTCTCTGA
- the ODF2 gene encoding outer dense fiber protein 2 isoform X6, with protein sequence MQSVMRLSDLSTDDDDPTCCKINKYEKKIDSLMNMVGTLKKEVKIQQMEEQEEITKRLLEEQKEELNEMTQELVETENENSRLRRNIERIKEEKDLTVLQKECLQQEKECLMTKLSEAERDGAAAARQIHALRNTIGRLNIEKHMSSTDINALTRQKELLLQKLSTFEETNRTLRELLAEHQSREKDAQKVMDRQAMLLKRLADLDAENMQLQIRLQGKEKEVETLTLQIVAEKEQAKKAFELARSLESVKAHLQAQLRSREAENDRLAAQLQNMEISENHTKGEMDLLLQQLQDLRCKAESDKEALKKAVRAQKERAERSEEYVQKLTAQLAEKESAVAEAQCNLEAWRNRCSKAMKEKDDLELEVVTLNSRVADLTEQLARIQEQTRDENEALVDKLQQLTGENGALKKDNEKLKAALISMEDKLNQAQMELQHLQNSVRSYEGLIETYTAQAQMARKESDELAARLEKCEKENETLREEMNREIEETREKFQSQLAELEKLPEILKYTETQLAECHQQLMCYEKKNTDLCGMIADLRQLVVFPVSGFCSQKDCIDLQGDKIEMTRERYQSAQEEKKQLTLKVEELERKLESTSAQNIEFLQVIAKREESIHQCQLRLEEKSRECSSLARQLEMAIEDAKRQVEQARERAVSRERAAQSKVLDLETQLSRNKTELNQLHRSKDDAERRYQSRLQDLRDRLEQSESTNRSMQNYVQFLKSSYDNVFRECPFLGSSLSPTRSLL encoded by the exons ATGCAGTCCGTAATGCGCCTTAGTGACCTCTCCACAGACGACGATGATCCCACCTGCTGCAAAATTAACAAATATGAGAAGAAGATAGACAGCCTAATGAATATGGTGGGAACACTGAAGAAAGAG GTCAAGATACAGCAAatggaggaacaggaggaaatCACAAAGCGtctcctggaggagcagaaggaagaaCTGAATGAGATGACACAAGAGCTGGTAGAAACAGAGAATGAGAACTCGCGGCTCCGGCGCAACATTGAGCGTATAAAGGAGGAGAAGGACCTGACTGT GCTGCAGAAGGAGTGcttgcagcaggagaaggaatgTTTGATGACCAAGCTGAGTGAAGCAgaaagggatggagcagcagctgccagacaGATCCATGCCCTGAGAAATACCATTGGGAGACTCAACATT GAGAAGCACATGAGCAGCACAGATATAAATGCTCTAACAAGGCaaaaagagctgctgcttcagaaGTTGAGCACCTTTGAAGAAACCAACCGGACACTCCGAGAACTTCTTGCAGAGCATCAGTCTCGGGAG AAAGATGCCCAGAAGGTTATGGATCGCCAAGCAATGCTGCTGAAAAGGCTGGCTGACTTAGATGCAGAGAACATG caaCTTCAAATCAGgcttcagggaaaagaaaaagaagtggaAACCCTCACACTTCAAATAGTGGCAGAAAag GAACAGGCAAAGAAAGCCTTTGAACTTGCCAGATCCCTGGAGTCTGTGAAAGCTCATTTACAAGcccagctgaggagcagagaagCTGAGAACGACCGTCTGGCCGCACAGCTGCAG AATATGGAGATCAGTGAAAATCACACTAAGGGAGAGATGGATcttcttctgcagcagctgcaagacctGAGGTGCAAAGCAGAGAGTGATAAAGAGGCCCTGAAGAAAGCGGTCCGTGCACAGAAAGAGCGGGCGGAGCGGAGTGAGGAGTATGTGCAGAAACTGACTGCCCAGCTAGCAGAAAAG GAGAGTGCTGTTGCTGAGGCCCAGTGCAATCTCGAGGCCTGGAGGAATCGCTGCAGCAAAGCAATGAAGGAGAAGGATGACCTTGAACTGGAAGTTGTTACACTGAACAG CCGTGTTGCAGACCTGACGGAACAACTGGCAAGGATCCAGGAACAGACACGGGACGAAAACGAAGCTTTGGTGGATAAACTACAGCAATTGACTGGAGAGAACGGTGCTTTGAAGAAAGACAATGAAAAACTAAAG gctgctctgaTTTCAATGGAGGACAAACTGAACCAGGCACAGATGGAATTGCAACATCTCCAGAACTCTGTCAGGAGCTACGAAGGGTTGATTGAAACCTACACAGCACAG GCACAGATGGCCCGAAAGGAGTCAGATGAGCTGGCAGCAAGACTGGAGAAGTGTGAAAAAGAGAACGAGACATTAAGGGAGGAAATGAACAGGGAGATTGAAGAG ACTCGTGAGAAGTTCCAGAGCCAGCTTGCTGAACTGGAAAAGCTGCCTGAGATCCTGAAGTACACTGAGACACAGCTGGCAGAGTGCCATCAACAGCTCATGTGTTACGAGAAGAAGAACACGGACCTGTGTGGCATGATTGCAGATCTCCGTCAGCTG GTTGTTTTCCCAGTTTCTGGTTTTTGTTCCCAGAAAGACTGT ATTGACCTCCAGGGGGACAAAATAGAGATGACAAGAGAGAGATATCAGTCTGCccaagaggagaaaaagcaacTCACCTTGAAGGTGGAGGAGCTAGAAAG AAAACTAGAGTCCACGAGTGCCCAGAACATAGAATTCCTTCAGGTCATAGCAAAACGTGAGGAGTCGATCCACCAGTGTCAGCTGCGGCTGGAGGAGAAGAGCCGTGagtgcagctccctggcacGCCAGCTGGAGATGGCCATTGAGGATGCCAAAAGACAA GTGGAACAAGCTCGAGAACGAGCAGTCTCCAGAGAGAGGGCAGCCCAGTCCAAGGTGTTGGATTTGGAGACCCAGCTGAGCAGGAATAAAACAGAGCTGAACCAGTTGCATCGGAGCAAAGACGAC GCAGAGCGCCGATACCAAAGCCGCCTCCAGGACCTGCGGGATCGGCTGGAGCAGTCGGAGAGCACCAACCGCAGCATGCAGAACTACGTCCAGTTCCTCAAGTCTTCCTACGACAACGTTTTTAGGGAATGTCCTTTTCTGGGCTCCTCCCTTAGCCCCACTCGCTCTCTTCTCTGA